A genomic stretch from Nerophis ophidion isolate RoL-2023_Sa linkage group LG14, RoL_Noph_v1.0, whole genome shotgun sequence includes:
- the tmem59 gene encoding transmembrane protein 59 has protein sequence MGKTSCLFVTLGLFVSLAGVLASSDVFDSVLGSTVSCIRSCEMTYTLHTYPREEELYACQRGCRLFSICQFVRDSKDLNQTKSDCKSTCHEAYSQTNEQFACNLGCENQLPFAEQRYEQLEAMVPRIHLLYPLTLVRGFWDDMMSQAHSFITSTWTFYLQADDGKVVIFQTGPQFKFSQFEMEKEEEQEPQKTISVLSSPVYKDYQRTLIQERDRDLNVDRSYGENTLFSCLARNPWLPGWILTSTLVLSVMVLIWICCATVATAVDQHVAPEKLSIYGDRDYITEKKLIPYLSSSLVITAKGLEAADEEEAGPLPAKVNLGQSDI, from the exons ATGGGGAAGACGTCCTGTCTCTTCGTCACTTTGGGACTTTTTGTCTCCCTAGCGGGCGTTTTGGCGTCCTCTGACGTGTTCGACAGCGTGCTGGGGAGCACGGTGTCCTGCATTAGGTCGTGTGAAATGACGTACACTTTACACACATACCCGAGG gaggaGGAACTCTATGCTTGTCAGCGAGGCTGCCGACTCTTCTCCATTTGCCAGTTTGTGCGTGACAGCAAAGATTTGAACCAAACCAAATCCGACTGTAAATCAA CCTGCCATGAAGCCTACTCACAGACTAATGAGCAGTTTGCGTGCAACTTGGGCTGTGAGAACCAGCTTCCCTTTGCAGAGCAACGCTACGAACAG ctGGAAGCCATGGTGCCGAGGATTCACTTGCTGTACCCGCTGACTTTGGTGCGAGGGTTTTGGGACGACATGATGAGTCAGGCCCACAGCTTCATCACCTCCACGTGGACGTTTTACCTCCAGGCGGATGACGGAAAAGTGGTCATTTTCCAG ACTGGGCCTCAATTCAAGTTCTCCCAGTTTGAAATGGAGAAAGAGGAGGAGCAGGAACCACAGAAGACAA TCTCCGTGTTGAGCAGTCCCGTCTACAAAGACTACCAGCGCACGCTCATCCAGGAGAGAGACCGGGACTTGAATGTCGATCGCAGCTACGGCGAGAACACCCTCTTCAGCTGCCTCGCAAG GAACCCTTGGCTGCCAGGCTGGATTCTTACCAGCACTCTGGTTTTGTCGGTGATGGTCCTCATCTGGATCTGCTGTGCCACTGTGGCGACCGCTGTGGACCAGCACGTGGCTCCTGAG AAATTGAGCATTTACGGCGATAGGGACTACATCACGGAGAAGAAACTGATTCCCTACCTGTCGTCCTCCCTGGTCATCACTGCGAAAGGTCTGGAAGCAGCAGATGAGGAAGAGGCAGGGCCTCTCCCTGCCAAGGTGAACCTCGGTCAGTCCGACATTTAA